The sequence CGGAGGCGGATCAGGAGTATGAGTATGCCGCCTCGGAATATGAGGTTGATCTGCGGGATTGGGAGCAAACTAGGGCAGAGGATAGGGGCATTCGCCCGAGGAAGCCGATGCCACGGGAATACCACACCTCGGATGCGACACGGGAGGCGATCGCCCGAATCCAAGCCCAACAGCCGGAGCGGGGCATTTTGGTGACGCCGGATGAATTGGCAGGTCTGTTCAAGGGACAGAACCAGTATCGCAATGGCCGGGGCAATGATAAGGAGTCGCTGCTGACGGCCTTTGATGGCTCAGGGCTGAAGGTAGATCGAGCTAGTGGCCTGCGCATTAGCCTGCCGCGCACCAGTCTGAGCCTAACGGGGACGATTCAGCCCGATATTCTGCGGGAGATGATGGGGGATTGCTCGGATGCCAGTGGCCAGTGGGCCAGATTTTTGTGGTGTTTGCTGCCGCTGAAACCTGCGCCGTTTCCCCGGCGGACGGTGTGCCATGACGTATCGGAGCGGCTCTATGGCCTCTACCAGCAGTTGGAGGGGTTAACGGCTCAGTGCTACCGGCTGAGCCCTGAGGCCAAGGCATTATTTGCGGATTGGTATGACCAGCTGGATCAGCTGCGGGTGACGGAGACGCACCCAGGCTTGCAGGCAGTCTATTCCAAGATGCAGGGCTATACGGGGCGGCTGGCGCTGATTCTTCACTGCCTGAATGCAGCGGTGGAGGGGCATTTGCCGAATAATGCGGTGGATGCGGGCCAGATGCAGGCAGCGATTAAGCTGGGGCGTTGGTTCATTGGCCAGGTGAAGCTGCTCTATGCGGACGGCAATACGGTTGATGGGGCGCTGGAGCCGGTCTATACGAAGCTAATTCAGCTATCGCGGGTGCGGGGCTGGCTGCGAGCGAAGGATGTACGGAATTATGAGCGCAGTTTACGGAAGGCGGAGGTGGAGGTGATTCGCGCTCATTTTTTGGAGCTGGAGGCGATGGGGTATGGGGAAACTCAGGGGATGGGGAATCGGCTGCGGTGGCGGGCAACGGTAGACGCGGTAGACAGATTTGAGGAAACGGTAGACGGGGTGTCTACCGCTGAAAGTGTTGATGACTAAGGGTTGTAGCGAAACGGTAGACAAGTAGACAGGGTTTGCCAATGGGGAATTGCTAGGAAAGTGTCTACCGTCTACCGAAATGGCTGAAGAGATTGTGGATAAAGGCTTTTGCCCGGTAGACACTCTGTCTACCGGGCGTCTACCATGTCTACCGAAAATCGATTACTCCTCGTCGTTGTCTGTGAACAAACTCGTTAGATCGCGGTAGCCACTGACGACTCGCAAGATGTCTACTCTAGATTCGGTTGCGGTATAGAGAATGAGGCGTTGCTGATTCAGGGTATGAAGCGACGGCTCAAATCTTTGAAAACTCCTTCCGGATTGCGCAAATTCATACTGCCATTCAGCAACGCCGCCTAAGCTACGAGCACGTAGGCCAACACGGCGCGTGCAGCCTTAAAGCAATCTTCTTGATGACCACCGAGTGCACAGAGCCTGAGTTCACTAATCTCAAAGAAGAATTAGAAGAGTTAGGTTATAGGCTGAACGTAGTAGACGGCTGCACAAAAGAGCATCAGGATGCGAGACAACGCGCTTTCAATGATGCAATGACCACTGCTCAAGTAGGAGAGATCACATGCAGATCGAATTTCCCGACCATTTAGTACCTACCGTAGATAAGTCAGTGAAGGCTTTGAGTGACCAAGCCTTTTTATCAAGTGAGGACCGAACAGTACTTGTCCTACTTCGAGAACTGCAGCAAGCCATTAGTGTTAGCAAGAGCAAAGAGAAGTAATGGCTAAAATCATGACCCGCTGGGAGACTTTCTCATACGATGTCTTGGGCAACAAGCACGATGGGTACGAGGTCAACAACATCTACAGAGGTGAAGAAGTTGACCTAGCCCTTGAGTTAAAAGGCTACAACCAGGGCACCCCGCATGGCCCCCTAAATCCCCCAATTCTGAGGGGGCAAATCATACTTGCGTTAAGCAATGCCGAGAATGAGGTAGCTCTCCATTGAGATGCTGCGTAGCTCTGGGAGGATTTTGTCGCGTGGCCGCCCTAGATTAGGGAATTGGGTGATTCTGGCGAATTTGGCATCGAGCTTTGAGAGAAAGCGCTCGGCCTGCTGAAGCCCAGTCTGGCTAGCGATGTAGTCTGCAATGGCCTCAATGTCTTGAATGGCAGGCTGGGTTAGGTAAAACTGAGGGGCCATTATTCGGCGGAAGCGTGGCGAGACCGCAGATTTTCTCTAATTTGGGCCATGGCGGAAGAGCCTTCAACGAGTTCGCCACGTTGGGCTGCATCCCAGCCGACCTGGGCATCTTGCTGGAGTTCGGGGAGTCGCCCTTGATAGATATCGTCTTGCTGGTCGAGCAGGTGGATGCCTGCTGTGATGACGTCTAGGGCAGATTGGTATTTGCCAGCAGCGAGTTGGCGTTGGATGAGTTGCTCTAATTCAGGGGGAAGGACGATTTGCATAGTGGAGGTAGAAAAGCAAAAGTTCTGGTTTGATTTTAGCGTTATGGGATAAATGCACTGCTTTCACCCGAATTCAATTAGAAAAAACGCAGCAACTTGTAAATAGAAAACGGTGCCACACTTATAATTCGTTCAATTTTCCGAACCGAGTTGAGCAACAATTGAAAACCACTAAAAATATCCTGTTCAGTTTTCAGCTAACCGACTACCAAATTTTCAGATATTAGTGCTCTGCCATCTGTCCATGGCTCTTCAACAAGCGCCTCCTGAAACTTCTCATTGCTCAGGTTTGCATGTTCAAGAACAATAATTTGAAATTCAGGAAAAAACTCCTCGCAGAATTCATGCAAAAGGCTAAACATCCTTTCAACAGCAACAATATCAGCATTAGAACTCAAGGTTTCTTCAACCGTAATATTCTCCAAGGCTAAATACATATCTCTCGAAGGGAAATAGACTTGCGATGGTTGATCAAGTATCAAAAAACGAGGAACTGGTCTTTGTTTCTCTATAAAATGCTTGTGTAAAGCTAAGTGGGCGATCAGATGACATCCCAGCCAATTCTCACCGCTACCCATACGCTCCATTGGTATTGGTCTTTCTGGTCTATCTACAATCACAGTTAATTTCTTTAAGTCAAGACGATAAGGTGCCCCACAGTGTTCAAGTTCTAAATAGTTGGCCCAGTTAGTCATTTGCTGGCCAATTCTATTTAAGATCGATGACATGATTTCATCTTCTTCAACAGGATCGATCTGCGACTCAAAATCTTCAACCCTTCTGCGAGCTATATCAACATTTGTGCGCAACTCTGAAGTCTCGTCAGCAAAGCTAACAGATTCCAGATAGAGACTTATGCGACCTAAAACACGAGCAATTCGAACATTTAAGTCACGCATTCTTTGAGTTGCTTCTTCTTCTTCTAAAATTGCTTGTATAGCAATCTCGACTTCACCTATCTGTTGACGAATTTCTAGTCGTTCTTCCTTAAGCTGTTGTATATACTCTCTCAATTTAGGCTGTTTTCCTTCTACTATATGAACACTATTTCTTAAATCCTCTAATGAATTTTGTATTTCTAATGCAGAAGTTACAGGCTGTGAGAGTTCTGAGTTGCATAAGGGGCAAAGACGATTAGTACCATTATTATCATGTCTAAATAAATTGATTGATTCCAATCTTATTAGCTGTTGGTTGGCTTCATTTGAATAACCCTCTGCCTCTTTTACAAAAGATTCTGCGGCATCAATTTTCTCTTGCTTCCGCTTTAAATTTGTATATAACCCATCCCTTTCCAGTTGGAGGCCTGGAAAACGATCATCGACTATCGCAGGCAAATTAGTAGGTTCCCAGTCAAGAGACTGTCTTAGTAATAAGAGAATTTGCTCAGTGTTTTCAGTTTCAGCCTCTACTGAGATTAAACCAATTTGTTGAGCCTCTACTAAAAGTCTTCGGCCAACATCAGTTTGTTCGTTGGCAATAGACAAAGCCTCTTCTAATCTGCGCTGTGCAATTCTAAGCTCTCGACGGGCAACTCGTAACTCTTGCTCTAAGATAAGTTGATTTTCCTGGGTGATTCCCAAGAAATACGGTAGAGAATCCTTAATAGCTTGTGGAATAAACTGTTCTTGTTGCCTGTGAAATAAAAGCCGTCTATTAGCTATCTGGTTTTGATCCTGAAAAAGATAAAAAGTTGAGTGTCTAATGTCCACTCTTAGAGCATCTCTAGACTGTCCTGGATCTGGAGTGTTTTGATTCGCAGAAATTCCAATTAGATCTGAAAGAAAGCCTTTAAGAGTTTCGTCATTAGTATTAGGCTCTAAATCAGCTACTTCAGGGATTTCAATTGCTTCACTAATTTCATAATAGGCTTGACTTTGTGTTGTATTATACCCTGGAGGACTGGGTTTAGCGATAAATAGCTGACTACGAGGGAACTGTAGAAGAACTGCATACCAAGATACTGTATCTCGTATAATTCCCTCTGGAATTAGAAAAGTAGATCTCCCAAGGCAATAGTCTACAATATCAATAATAGCTGATTTACCGGTTCTTGATTTCCCAGTAATTATATTTACTTTGCCTATTTCAAAGTTTAGGATTCTTTTTTCACCCAATGAATTATAAAGAATAATCGATCTTATCTGCATTTTATGGACGAACTCCCCACATGGTGAAAAAAGATGCTGGATCTTGGATTTTGGCCATCCATTGGCCTAAAAACTCAGCAGTTCTAATGAGAGATTCTATTTCTGGACTATCTGTGTTGCTGCTCAAAGAACGTCGTATCCAGGTAACTGTTCCATCCTCTTGAAAAGATATTATCTGGGTCTGACACCCAAATAATATGGCTTCCTTAGTATAAGGAGTTAAATTTCTCACGCGATTCACGAAATCAATGCGAACCTCGGGATTTTCTCTCAACCATACATGGAGCTTAGTGCGTGTGGTAGTGGGTAAAGTTTGACGTGTTTGAATATGCAAAGTAATTGGAAGAACAAGAAATGCTAACGTGTACGGCATACCACGTCCACTTTCTCTCTCAAAGCCCCTAATGCTATATTGAATTAGCAAAGAGCAAAATGCAGGATTGAATAGATTAGCTATCTCAATAGGTCTTCTTTCCCATGGAAGCATAATGAGGTTCCTATGAAACCGGCAATAATTGGGTAAGCCTTTCAACAAATTTCGGATGCCAACATATAGTTGGTGACATCTGATCTGCCAGGATGTGGTAGCTTCCACGCATAACATATTCTTCAGAAACTTGTGGGCGTATTCGAATATCTGCTTTCTGATCCATCCAATTATATAGTTGACGCCCAAATTGTTGGTGCATTGTCTCGTTTTCGTCTTCAATAATTAATTCATCTTGGAGCATTAAGCGATATCGATCCCATTCATCAACTAACTTCTTCTCATAGTGTTCGATTTCATCACCAAATAACAGCTCCTCACGAGCCCATCTTGATCTTTGCTCAAATGCTCGGTAATAGTCTAGTATTGCTTTCTCTATGCGCTTGTTATTGATCGATATAGCTTTCAGTTGTATAACAAAGCGCCTAGTGTCTGCGTCAGCATCAGGTGGATTAGACGGTTCAGCATTAAAATAATCTATTGGCAATGCTTCAGGCTTAAACTGCTCTGCAATGTCTCGAATTTTGTCACTGACTTCAAATCCAGAAACTGGGACAGTAGACGCGCCGTTAAGATGGTTGATTATTTTGCTAAACCACCAGCCCTCTAACCTCTCATACAAGCTATCTAAATGATCTCGTCTTACAGAAAGTTTTATTCTATTTTTTATGTTCAAAACAACATTAATAATATTAGAAGAGTTGTCAATAATATGAATTGCGTTTACCAATTGCTCTTGTTGAGCTGGTGTCAGTTCATTGAAGGCGTCAAATGCTTTGGCAAGACTTTGGCTATCAGAGGTTTGCGCAATATTCCTCAACTGCTGTGTAGCAAGTTTGGGATTCCTGTGAAGTCCAGGCTTTAAAAGAAATGAGACTGAGTTGTCAGGGGCTACGCCTGTAGTAACGAGGGTCAGTAGCGTGTCAGAATTGACTGAGCCATCTTTCACAAAACTACTCCATACTCGAATAGTCTTCCAAAGATCACTGCTTCTGTCAGTAAGCGATGCTGGATTAGTATGATGCTTTAGTTGTAAGAGTTCAATGGGACTTCCTTGTTCCTCAAACGTGACGTCATCAAGGCTTTCAATAGAAACCTGTAATTCCTCTCGATTTTCTAGAATGAGGTCTAATGCATAGCGGACTTGGTAGAGATAACCAAGTGCTTGAGGCCCTGCTGAAAAACTTGAACTCATAATGTCTCAGCTTAATTAGCTCGGAAATCAAGGGGAGCAGACATAAAGTCTATAATCTTTCAAGAGGAGATGTCATAGTCTGAAGTTAGAAAACTTTAATCACATACCCAATTGATATCGGCGGCATATCTTGTTACTGATATTAATAAAACTTTGAGAGTTTATATCACTACCCCCTCAATCGCTTCTGCATCGTCTCCAACTTCCTCAAATCCGCCGCCCGCTTTCGCCGCTGGTAGCGCTCTTTCGCCACCCCATTCACCACCTGCATCGCCTTGGGGTGCTCCGCCAAGTAAAGGTACGCCGCCTCAAACCACACCTCCTTGGTGATCTTCTCATCCATACAGAGGTGGCGCAGGGCCTTATCAATCTCTTCTTCTAACCGGGTCGTCGTCCGCACTAGCTGCGGTAACTCCGCCTCATCATCTTGGCTAACAGACATACTGACGTCAACACCCGTAGACTCGCTAGAGTCACTATATCCCGACCCATTGCCCCCCACCGTCACTTGTTGAGGAGACTTCACAGGTAACTCTGCCCCCAACCCATCGGCACGGGGTGGCACACTCGGGCGCTGCCGCTGCATCAACCGTTCCAGCGCATCCTCAGCCATTCCCTTGCCCCTGTTCTAACGCCTCAATCAACCTGTGCAGCGGAAATTCCAGCTCCCCATAACCAATCTCTGCTAGCCGCCGCCCCTGCCGAATCGCCTGCTTGTAGCGCTCACTCTCCACAATTGACGGCAGCACCGGGATTGAGCCCGCCACCTGCTGCATGGCGGTTATGGCCTCTCGGCTATCTGTTGCCTGAGACCTACCAAACCATTTATCGCGAAACGGTAGCACCCCCAGCACCTGGCCCTTAAACGCCCGGATTCGCCCCATTTCCTCCAGCAGTTCTAGGCTGCGCAATAGTGAATTCACGCCCTTAGTCGATGCTTCTGCGGGAATCAGCACCCAGTCCGAGGCCCCCATCACCGACAAACAAATCTGGGTGCGCTGGGGCGGCGAGTCGATAATGCAAACGTCAAACACATCCTCCACGGCCTCCAGGGCATGGTGCAAAGCCAAGGCTCCCATCCCGATGGTGGCCAAGTATTCCTGGGCCTTGTGCAGCCCCTCATCGGCTGGAATCAAAAACAGATTCGCCGTCGCCAGCGGATAGATCCCATCGGCTGTTTCCACTTGGCCCTTCAGCACCTCTAGCAGGGTGGGCTCACTCGCTTGAACGTCATGGCCCAAATAAAAGGTCAAATTCGCTTGCGGATCGGCATCCACCATCAGCACCTTCTGGCCCCGGCTCGCCAGGAGCTGCCCCAGTAGCAGCGAGACCGACGTTTTCCCTTGCCCCCCAGAGAGCGACAAACAACTTACCGTCTTCATAGCTGTGTTTCACTCCTCGTATAACGCCCAGCTCCTGATCACCTCTACAAGGCTCGCCTTACCCAAACCCCTGCCGCCTTTAAGACTGTAAATTTAGAGGCATCAAGACGTATTGACGTCAATACACTTGACTTTGTGTCTATAAATCAGTTGTTGTGTCATTTTGTTAGTTGAAGCCTGACTATTGGGCTGAGAATATCTGCGGCATAAGGGAACCGAAGAAGATAAACTTACATCGCTTTTGGAAGTTTTTTATAGATCAATTTCGATTGCAACCATAGAGTTCTTGCGTGCAGCTAATCGTATTTATAATTGACAGTAAATTTTCGATTGATAGTGGCAATGCATGACTTCAGTATAAAAAGCATCTCCACTTTTAAAAGTCTACATAGATTGCTCAATAGCTTGATTAACATCACGCAAGATTACAGAATCAGACCCGATATTGGCTGTCTTGTATAGGCTTTAGACATAGCTTTGAGCTGTCTGAGCCTGAATCCACAATTTAGTTTCTCATTTCCCCACCGCTGAAAAATATTGCTATATTGATCAAATCTTTACGCAATTCGAGTTGAATACTTCACTCATTGGTGAGCACGCGAGTCATGTCATCTGACTGATTTCAGGAGACTTCAATCATCAGTCAGACTCAATTCATTTGAGCCATGAAAACTCTCTACGTTTTTCCGTTGATGGAACGACTGGTAGGTCGGATGAGTCCGCTTCCAACCCCGTCGCTATTTGTCGTAGCGTTCCTGGGCCTTACGCTAGATGTCCTCTTCCACGGCACTGCCTTACTCACGGTGCTTGCCGTGGCAGGGTTGACAGGCCTTGCCTGGAGGCGAGACATAATACCTTCCCGTTCCCTATCCAGGCGGGCATTTAAGACCCAGGGCTTTAGACGAAAGACCGGGCGGCTCCTGGGTTTAGGGCTGCTCTGGCTAATCACTCTACTGGCCTATCCCGCCCAGGCCCAGTTCTTTGGCGGAGCTGAAACCTGGATGACCACCAACTTTGGCACCGCTGCGGGCGACGCCATTCCCCTGGTGTTTAACGTGCTGCGGGGCCTGTTTTTGCTCTACGTCGGCATCTCTCTCGTGCGAGTAATCAACAGTGCTCGCAATGACGAGGATTGGCAAACTATTGCCCGCACGCCGCTGATCATCATCATTGCCGTCACCGCTGGCGATGTGCTGACGACGCTAATCACCGGCTAGTTGTCGCTGTGCGGCCATTCAGATCGAGGGTGCAGCTCTACACCGTTCTTTCAGCACTGCTAGCGGCTTATGACATCTCAATTTCGTCCCGTCAACTCCATTCTGGGGGCGCAACCCCGGTTAGGCCCGATTCCGGCAGACCAGATCATTCCCTGGTTCTGCATTACGGGGGCCTCCTATCTGTTGGGTCGAGGGTTCAGCCTCAGCTGGACTTCGATAGGTTTCATTGCCGCCTGGGGCATGTCTACCTGGTGGATTCTCACCGGGGGGCAGAGCTGGAAGTTCACCGCAAAATTTGTGCCGACTCCCACCTGGAGTCGCGGCTACGCCCGATATCTAAGGTTTACCCACGATGAA is a genomic window of Nodosilinea sp. E11 containing:
- a CDS encoding type II toxin-antitoxin system RelE/ParE family toxin codes for the protein MAPQFYLTQPAIQDIEAIADYIASQTGLQQAERFLSKLDAKFARITQFPNLGRPRDKILPELRSISMESYLILGIA
- a CDS encoding three component ABC system middle component, with product MLCVEATTSWQIRCHQLYVGIRNLLKGLPNYCRFHRNLIMLPWERRPIEIANLFNPAFCSLLIQYSIRGFERESGRGMPYTLAFLVLPITLHIQTRQTLPTTTRTKLHVWLRENPEVRIDFVNRVRNLTPYTKEAILFGCQTQIISFQEDGTVTWIRRSLSSNTDSPEIESLIRTAEFLGQWMAKIQDPASFFTMWGVRP
- a CDS encoding DUF3732 domain-containing protein, yielding MQIRSIILYNSLGEKRILNFEIGKVNIITGKSRTGKSAIIDIVDYCLGRSTFLIPEGIIRDTVSWYAVLLQFPRSQLFIAKPSPPGYNTTQSQAYYEISEAIEIPEVADLEPNTNDETLKGFLSDLIGISANQNTPDPGQSRDALRVDIRHSTFYLFQDQNQIANRRLLFHRQQEQFIPQAIKDSLPYFLGITQENQLILEQELRVARRELRIAQRRLEEALSIANEQTDVGRRLLVEAQQIGLISVEAETENTEQILLLLRQSLDWEPTNLPAIVDDRFPGLQLERDGLYTNLKRKQEKIDAAESFVKEAEGYSNEANQQLIRLESINLFRHDNNGTNRLCPLCNSELSQPVTSALEIQNSLEDLRNSVHIVEGKQPKLREYIQQLKEERLEIRQQIGEVEIAIQAILEEEEATQRMRDLNVRIARVLGRISLYLESVSFADETSELRTNVDIARRRVEDFESQIDPVEEDEIMSSILNRIGQQMTNWANYLELEHCGAPYRLDLKKLTVIVDRPERPIPMERMGSGENWLGCHLIAHLALHKHFIEKQRPVPRFLILDQPSQVYFPSRDMYLALENITVEETLSSNADIVAVERMFSLLHEFCEEFFPEFQIIVLEHANLSNEKFQEALVEEPWTDGRALISENLVVG
- a CDS encoding ParA family protein encodes the protein MKTVSCLSLSGGQGKTSVSLLLGQLLASRGQKVLMVDADPQANLTFYLGHDVQASEPTLLEVLKGQVETADGIYPLATANLFLIPADEGLHKAQEYLATIGMGALALHHALEAVEDVFDVCIIDSPPQRTQICLSVMGASDWVLIPAEASTKGVNSLLRSLELLEEMGRIRAFKGQVLGVLPFRDKWFGRSQATDSREAITAMQQVAGSIPVLPSIVESERYKQAIRQGRRLAEIGYGELEFPLHRLIEALEQGQGNG
- a CDS encoding type II toxin-antitoxin system ParD family antitoxin produces the protein MQIVLPPELEQLIQRQLAAGKYQSALDVITAGIHLLDQQDDIYQGRLPELQQDAQVGWDAAQRGELVEGSSAMAQIRENLRSRHASAE
- a CDS encoding ABC-three component system protein, with protein sequence MSSSFSAGPQALGYLYQVRYALDLILENREELQVSIESLDDVTFEEQGSPIELLQLKHHTNPASLTDRSSDLWKTIRVWSSFVKDGSVNSDTLLTLVTTGVAPDNSVSFLLKPGLHRNPKLATQQLRNIAQTSDSQSLAKAFDAFNELTPAQQEQLVNAIHIIDNSSNIINVVLNIKNRIKLSVRRDHLDSLYERLEGWWFSKIINHLNGASTVPVSGFEVSDKIRDIAEQFKPEALPIDYFNAEPSNPPDADADTRRFVIQLKAISINNKRIEKAILDYYRAFEQRSRWAREELLFGDEIEHYEKKLVDEWDRYRLMLQDELIIEDENETMHQQFGRQLYNWMDQKADIRIRPQVSEEYVMRGSYHILADQMSPTICWHPKFVERLTQLLPVS